A window of the Verminephrobacter eiseniae EF01-2 genome harbors these coding sequences:
- a CDS encoding IS4 family transposase produces MERMSWAQEEFADLDLGDKRLNRRQVKLAETFSRQPTPSIPAACGGWGDTRGAYRFFAHEDIDWQDILKPHWQASAQRMAEHPVVLCLQDTTELDFNGQGIAGLGRLSYDAQRGMYLHPTYAITPDREPLGVIDAWMWARSAKKGQAASDEVLESTRWIEGYERIAEQAASLPGTRLVYVADRESDLLALMRRAAELGHPADWLVRAKHNRVLPEDGKLWATVTSGHPLGQIVFTHAPRGQRARRVHQTVWAKSVRLAQGVTVTCVIAREEHPPSGVKPIEWRLLSNRPAGDLQAATQLIEWYRARWEIELFFHVVKNGCRIEALQLSRIERLERAIALYLVIAWRIARLMRLGRNGPDLPAELFFEPDEWRGVHFLLKKPIPKQAPRLNTVIRMVATLGGFLGRKCDGEPGVKTLWIGMQRVADFAAGLDYAREIQAL; encoded by the coding sequence ATGGAACGGATGAGCTGGGCACAAGAGGAGTTCGCGGACCTGGACCTGGGCGACAAGCGCCTGAACCGGCGGCAGGTGAAACTGGCCGAGACCTTCAGCCGGCAGCCCACACCCAGCATCCCGGCTGCCTGCGGGGGCTGGGGCGACACCCGCGGTGCCTACCGCTTCTTTGCGCACGAGGACATTGACTGGCAGGACATCCTCAAGCCGCACTGGCAGGCCAGCGCCCAGCGCATGGCCGAGCACCCGGTGGTGCTGTGCCTGCAGGACACGACGGAGCTGGACTTCAACGGCCAGGGCATTGCCGGGCTGGGCCGGCTGAGCTACGACGCGCAGCGCGGGATGTACCTGCATCCGACCTACGCGATCACGCCCGATCGCGAACCGCTGGGCGTGATCGATGCGTGGATGTGGGCGCGTTCGGCCAAGAAGGGGCAGGCTGCGAGCGATGAGGTGCTGGAGAGCACGCGCTGGATCGAAGGCTACGAGCGCATCGCCGAGCAGGCGGCCAGCCTGCCTGGAACCCGGCTGGTCTATGTGGCCGACCGCGAAAGCGACCTGCTGGCGCTGATGCGCCGCGCTGCCGAATTGGGCCATCCGGCCGACTGGCTGGTGCGCGCCAAGCACAACCGGGTTCTGCCCGAAGACGGCAAGCTGTGGGCCACAGTGACAAGCGGCCACCCTCTGGGCCAGATCGTCTTCACCCACGCGCCGCGCGGCCAGCGCGCCCGGCGGGTGCACCAGACGGTGTGGGCCAAGTCGGTGCGGCTGGCCCAGGGCGTCACCGTGACCTGTGTGATCGCTCGCGAAGAACACCCGCCGAGCGGCGTCAAACCCATCGAATGGCGCTTGCTGAGCAACCGCCCAGCCGGCGACTTGCAGGCAGCCACGCAGTTGATCGAGTGGTACCGCGCCCGCTGGGAGATCGAACTGTTCTTTCACGTCGTCAAGAACGGCTGCCGGATCGAGGCACTGCAATTGAGCCGCATCGAGCGGCTCGAGCGCGCCATCGCCCTGTACCTGGTGATAGCCTGGCGCATCGCGCGCTTGATGCGCCTGGGGCGCAATGGCCCGGATCTACCCGCCGAACTGTTCTTCGAGCCCGACGAATGGCGCGGCGTGCACTTCCTGCTCAAAAAGCCCATCCCCAAGCAGGCGCCGCGCCTGAACACCGTCATCCGGATGGTTGCCACGCTGGGCGGCTTTCTGGGGCGCAAGTGCGATGGCGAGCCCGGCGTGAAGACGTTATGGATCGGCATGCAGCGCGTGGCCGACTTCGCTGCCGGACTGGACTACGCCAGGGAAATCCAGGCGCTGTGA
- a CDS encoding IclR family transcriptional regulator, producing the protein MVSASRLPAPKRGTQSVDRALALLRLVAARHADGLPLCQLVQTSGLERTTVYRLVSALVTAGLLQREPGAAAYRLGNEAMALGLAALQRPPLIEQCRPVMKALARRAGEPVFLVARSGDYSHCLHLEEGPRPVCSFAKTVGSLRLLGLGVPSFTLLARMEDAAIAAHYARHAGEYQEHRLTRPKLQRWIAQTREQGYAQITAQGLSGVGLRFALGSCGDAALGFVAPTARIPRSRGPALAALLRQELARL; encoded by the coding sequence ATGGTGTCTGCGTCTCGTCTGCCGGCCCCGAAGCGCGGTACGCAAAGTGTCGATCGCGCGCTGGCGCTGCTGCGCCTGGTGGCAGCGCGCCATGCCGATGGCCTGCCGCTGTGCCAACTGGTCCAGACCTCGGGCCTGGAGCGCACCACGGTCTATCGGCTCGTGTCTGCGCTGGTGACGGCCGGGCTGCTCCAACGCGAACCCGGGGCGGCCGCCTACCGGCTGGGCAATGAGGCCATGGCGCTGGGCCTGGCTGCGTTGCAGCGCCCGCCGCTGATCGAGCAGTGCCGGCCCGTGATGAAGGCTCTGGCCCGGCGCGCCGGCGAGCCGGTGTTCCTGGTGGCCCGCTCGGGCGACTACAGCCACTGCCTGCACCTGGAAGAAGGGCCGCGCCCGGTGTGCTCCTTTGCCAAGACCGTGGGCAGCCTGCGGCTGCTGGGCCTGGGAGTGCCGAGCTTCACGCTGCTGGCGCGCATGGAAGACGCAGCCATCGCAGCGCATTACGCGCGCCATGCCGGCGAGTACCAGGAGCACCGTCTGACGCGGCCCAAGCTGCAGCGCTGGATCGCCCAGACGCGCGAGCAAGGCTACGCCCAGATCACGGCCCAGGGGCTGAGCGGCGTCGGCCTGCGCTTTGCGCTGGGCTCGTGCGGCGACGCGGCGCTGGGCTTCGTCGCGCCCACTGCGCGCATCCCCCGCTCGCGCGGACCGGCATTGGCGGCGCTGCTACGCCAGGAACTGGCGCGGCTTTGA
- a CDS encoding acyl-CoA dehydrogenase family protein, whose product MNKPLTPDLLAVSTDRYSTHQVANQAQPASGYDAFGGDAVLRSAIEREAPWAASRCAALGAVVGDENVQELARLANRHTPELKTHDRFGNRIDWVEFHPSWHALMSLAWQHEVPNLTWRTTEKGGHFARAVLSYLWNQVEQGTACPTGMAYASHAGFEAEPALAIWKEKSKGTTYEFSRREVGDKPAVVIGYAMTEKQGGSDLRQTRTTARFSHSGDYHGAMAHWYELTGHKWFCSVPQSDGFFTLAKVNGGVTCFFLPRTLPDGSYNRFFVQRLKDKAGNESNASSEVEYAGTLAIRVGEEGRGIREILSHAHLTRLDFAVGSAGLMRQALTLALRHTTTRSAFGTPLADRPMMSNVLADMAVEVEAATLMALRVAKATDLMACSEHEKLLARIATPAAKFFNCSRAPSIAYEALQCHGGNGFIEENPMARLYREAPLNSVWEGTANMMCMDVRRAMTKDPRTVEALFDELQPLANQDARFDVQVRHTKRLVHEAVKDEFLARPMTEAVARVLQGAELIRHSSREVADVFLGTRSPGGSWGSHYGTLAAPVTQAAAQQIMRRAGVAD is encoded by the coding sequence ATGAACAAGCCCCTGACCCCTGACCTCCTCGCGGTGTCCACAGACCGTTACAGCACGCACCAGGTTGCCAACCAGGCCCAGCCCGCCAGCGGGTACGACGCCTTTGGCGGGGACGCCGTATTGCGCTCGGCCATCGAGCGCGAAGCCCCGTGGGCGGCTTCCCGCTGCGCAGCGCTTGGCGCCGTGGTCGGCGACGAAAACGTGCAAGAGCTGGCGCGCCTGGCCAACCGCCACACGCCTGAACTCAAGACGCACGACCGTTTCGGCAACCGCATCGACTGGGTGGAGTTCCATCCAAGCTGGCACGCACTGATGTCGCTGGCGTGGCAGCACGAAGTGCCCAACCTGACGTGGCGCACCACCGAAAAGGGCGGCCACTTCGCGCGCGCCGTGCTGTCCTACCTCTGGAACCAGGTGGAACAGGGAACCGCCTGCCCCACCGGCATGGCCTACGCATCCCATGCCGGCTTCGAGGCCGAGCCAGCGCTTGCGATCTGGAAGGAAAAGTCCAAAGGCACGACCTACGAGTTCAGCCGCCGCGAAGTCGGCGACAAGCCCGCCGTGGTGATCGGCTATGCAATGACCGAGAAGCAGGGCGGCTCGGATCTGCGCCAGACCCGGACCACGGCGCGCTTTTCGCATTCGGGCGACTACCACGGGGCGATGGCGCACTGGTACGAACTGACTGGCCACAAGTGGTTTTGCTCCGTGCCGCAGTCCGACGGATTCTTCACGCTCGCCAAGGTCAATGGCGGCGTGACCTGCTTCTTCCTGCCGCGCACCTTGCCCGATGGCAGTTACAACCGCTTCTTCGTGCAGCGCCTCAAGGACAAGGCGGGCAACGAGTCCAATGCGTCCAGCGAGGTGGAGTACGCCGGCACCCTGGCCATTCGTGTCGGAGAAGAGGGCCGCGGCATCCGCGAAATCCTGTCGCATGCGCACCTGACGCGCCTGGATTTCGCGGTCGGCTCGGCGGGCCTGATGCGCCAGGCGCTCACCCTGGCACTGCGACACACCACGACCCGCAGCGCCTTCGGCACGCCCTTGGCCGACCGCCCGATGATGAGCAATGTGCTGGCGGACATGGCCGTGGAAGTCGAAGCCGCCACGCTGATGGCGCTGCGCGTTGCCAAGGCCACCGACCTGATGGCATGCAGCGAGCACGAAAAGCTGCTGGCCCGCATCGCCACTCCCGCCGCCAAGTTCTTCAACTGCTCGCGCGCGCCGTCCATCGCCTATGAGGCCTTGCAGTGCCATGGCGGCAACGGCTTCATCGAAGAAAATCCGATGGCCCGTCTGTACCGCGAAGCGCCGCTCAATAGCGTATGGGAAGGCACGGCCAACATGATGTGCATGGACGTGCGCCGCGCCATGACCAAAGACCCCCGGACGGTCGAGGCCCTGTTCGACGAGTTGCAGCCGCTGGCCAACCAGGACGCGCGCTTCGATGTGCAGGTCCGGCACACCAAGCGGCTGGTGCACGAGGCAGTGAAAGACGAATTCCTGGCGCGCCCCATGACCGAGGCCGTGGCGCGTGTGCTGCAAGGCGCCGAACTCATCCGTCACAGCTCTCGCGAGGTGGCGGATGTGTTCCTGGGCACGCGCAGTCCGGGCGGTTCCTGGGGTTCGCACTACGGGACGCTGGCCGCGCCCGTCACCCAGGCTGCGGCACAGCAGATCATGCGTCGGGCGGGAGTGGCTGATTGA
- a CDS encoding PTS glucitol/sorbitol transporter subunit IIA, producing the protein MIYYSTTVTGIGAEVPDLLDGGVLILYADGAPPALAEISVQHRVDGAVPALAPPVGASIFVGDLSTRVSAVGSTAWSKVRELGHVVLNFNGARLAERPGEICVEPCDLMAVRRQMRSGNTIRITD; encoded by the coding sequence GTGATTTATTACTCGACCACCGTGACCGGGATCGGCGCAGAAGTTCCTGACCTGCTCGATGGCGGCGTGCTGATTTTGTACGCCGACGGCGCGCCGCCAGCGCTCGCCGAGATTTCGGTCCAGCATCGTGTGGACGGCGCCGTCCCGGCGCTGGCGCCACCCGTTGGCGCGTCGATCTTCGTCGGCGACCTGTCCACGCGCGTCAGCGCGGTGGGGTCGACGGCCTGGAGCAAGGTGCGCGAGTTGGGCCATGTGGTGCTGAACTTCAATGGCGCTCGCCTGGCCGAGCGGCCAGGCGAGATCTGCGTCGAGCCGTGCGACCTGATGGCGGTGCGCCGCCAGATGCGCTCCGGCAACACGATACGGATCACTGACTGA
- the srlE gene encoding PTS glucitol/sorbitol transporter subunit IIB — protein MPDDHAFQSVRVGSGPGGWGGPLVITPTAERNKIMAVTGGEIPEVARQLAAMTGATVVDGFRAPPPESEVAAVVVDCGGTARCGVYPRKKIPTINLTPVGKSGPLADFITEDIYVSGVTLQTLSLAQGPGPASPGPSAAFAGSPPAVPLRPGVEDRQGGLVGMITFIGRSMGGVVNVLFNSGRKSIDQVLRNVLPFMAFVTMLIGIINATGVGTVLAHLLEPLAGNVFGLLVLSAICGLPFLSPILGPGAVIAQVIGAAIIGPAIATGTIPPAMALPALFAYDTQVGCDFVPVGLALGEAKPDTIRVGVPAVLISRQIMGPVSVAIAWAASFML, from the coding sequence ATGCCAGATGACCATGCATTCCAATCCGTCAGGGTCGGCAGCGGCCCCGGCGGCTGGGGCGGCCCCTTGGTGATTACCCCGACCGCCGAGCGCAACAAGATCATGGCCGTCACCGGGGGCGAGATCCCGGAAGTCGCGCGCCAGCTCGCCGCGATGACGGGTGCAACGGTGGTGGACGGCTTTCGCGCCCCGCCGCCCGAAAGCGAAGTGGCCGCAGTCGTCGTGGATTGCGGCGGCACGGCGCGCTGCGGCGTGTACCCGCGCAAGAAGATTCCGACGATCAACCTGACCCCCGTCGGCAAGTCAGGCCCCTTGGCCGACTTCATCACCGAAGATATCTATGTGTCTGGTGTGACCTTGCAAACCTTGTCCTTGGCCCAGGGGCCGGGGCCTGCGTCTCCCGGCCCATCCGCAGCCTTTGCAGGTTCCCCTCCAGCCGTCCCGCTCCGGCCTGGTGTCGAGGATCGTCAAGGCGGACTGGTCGGCATGATCACATTCATCGGCCGCAGCATGGGCGGCGTGGTCAACGTGCTGTTCAACAGCGGGCGCAAGTCGATCGATCAGGTGCTGCGCAACGTGCTGCCGTTCATGGCTTTCGTGACGATGTTGATCGGCATCATCAACGCGACGGGCGTCGGCACCGTTCTGGCGCATCTGTTGGAGCCGCTTGCCGGCAACGTCTTTGGCCTGCTGGTGCTGTCGGCCATCTGCGGCCTGCCCTTTTTGTCGCCGATATTGGGCCCTGGCGCGGTGATCGCGCAGGTGATCGGTGCGGCCATCATCGGCCCGGCCATTGCCACTGGCACGATTCCTCCCGCGATGGCGCTGCCCGCCTTGTTTGCCTATGACACGCAGGTCGGCTGCGACTTTGTGCCGGTCGGCCTGGCGCTGGGCGAAGCCAAGCCGGACACCATCCGCGTGGGTGTCCCCGCCGTGCTGATCTCGCGTCAGATCATGGGGCCCGTTTCGGTGGCGATTGCCTGGGCCGCCAGTTTCATGCTCTGA
- a CDS encoding PTS sugar transporter subunit IIB, producing MTRIKTILFVCGTGVATSTAVNVAATEAMKQRGLTFHARQAKATEVPSLADDVDFIVATTPISGSVTKPVIKGLAFLTGIGKDKILDEIEAELRK from the coding sequence ATGACCAGGATCAAAACGATTCTATTTGTCTGCGGCACCGGCGTTGCAACGTCTACGGCAGTGAATGTGGCCGCGACGGAAGCCATGAAGCAAAGAGGCTTGACCTTCCATGCCCGGCAGGCGAAAGCCACCGAGGTTCCCTCGCTGGCCGACGATGTCGACTTCATCGTGGCAACGACGCCAATTTCCGGTTCCGTGACAAAGCCGGTGATCAAAGGACTTGCCTTTCTCACCGGCATCGGCAAAGACAAGATTCTCGACGAGATCGAGGCGGAACTACGAAAATAG
- a CDS encoding PTS sugar transporter subunit IIA produces MNSLMAVLAPEAVVFQSAAKTSQEIVLILARKLERLGYVRPSFVDAVAERERTFPTGLKMQGGGNVALPHADPCHVLKAGVALATLKESVAFANMEDPGERVGVDVVFLLAINDKDQQIEALQTIIATIQDAAAMRALKCARTLAEIKSVFG; encoded by the coding sequence ATGAATAGTCTGATGGCAGTTCTGGCGCCGGAAGCGGTAGTATTTCAGAGCGCAGCGAAGACCAGCCAAGAGATCGTCCTGATACTTGCCCGAAAACTTGAACGGCTTGGCTATGTGAGGCCGAGTTTCGTCGATGCCGTGGCAGAGCGTGAAAGGACATTTCCAACCGGTCTGAAAATGCAAGGCGGGGGCAATGTCGCGCTTCCACATGCCGACCCTTGTCACGTTCTCAAGGCCGGGGTCGCGCTGGCGACACTCAAAGAATCCGTGGCGTTCGCCAATATGGAAGATCCCGGCGAGCGCGTTGGCGTCGATGTCGTTTTCCTGCTTGCCATCAATGATAAAGACCAGCAGATTGAAGCCTTGCAGACGATCATTGCAACGATTCAGGACGCGGCGGCGATGAGGGCCTTGAAGTGCGCCAGGACGCTGGCAGAAATCAAATCGGTGTTTGGATGA
- a CDS encoding PTS galactitol transporter subunit IIC, whose translation MYAILTGVKAAIDALGPTVLMPIVIFLIAVILGAQWGKAFRAAVTIGVAFIGINLVLGLMFTSIGQVAQAMVTNTGIERDIIDVGWPSAAAIAFGSSVGLWVIPVGILVNIVFLLMRWTRTLNVDVWNFWHFAFAGSLVVAATDNLAYGIAVAAAVAALSLLFADWSARAVQQFYGVPGISVPHLASAQILPIAIVLNWLMERIPGVKKINISTETIERRFGVFGEPVVLGLILGLVLGLIAYFNAGKWEVVLAKVLGTGVTLAAVMLLLPRMVKILMEGLLPVSDAAQEFVRKRTGSRHLLVGLDSAILIGHPAAISSSLILVPIAIILSIVLPGNHVILFADLAVIPFIVALTAPLLKGNVFRMVVVGTVTLVIGFYVANALAPLFTHAAVASGFKLPAGALQITSVVDGFLWVPGLIVWSVQWLGAGGIVLLVVAIAALFWLYRRHSPGWERAAGVDDEPLEQTAT comes from the coding sequence ATGTACGCCATCTTGACTGGAGTAAAAGCGGCAATAGACGCTTTGGGCCCGACGGTGCTGATGCCCATCGTGATCTTCCTCATTGCCGTCATCCTGGGCGCCCAGTGGGGCAAAGCCTTCCGCGCGGCCGTCACCATTGGTGTGGCTTTCATCGGCATCAACCTGGTGCTGGGTCTCATGTTCACGTCCATTGGGCAGGTGGCACAGGCCATGGTTACCAATACCGGCATCGAGCGCGATATCATCGATGTGGGTTGGCCTTCGGCGGCTGCCATCGCCTTTGGCTCTTCAGTGGGACTGTGGGTGATTCCGGTCGGCATTCTGGTGAATATCGTCTTCCTGCTCATGCGCTGGACACGCACGCTGAATGTGGATGTGTGGAATTTCTGGCATTTCGCCTTCGCCGGTTCACTGGTCGTAGCGGCAACCGACAATCTTGCCTACGGCATTGCTGTCGCGGCGGCCGTGGCGGCGCTTTCGCTGCTTTTCGCAGACTGGTCGGCGCGCGCGGTGCAGCAGTTTTACGGCGTGCCGGGCATTTCCGTCCCGCACCTCGCTTCGGCGCAGATTCTGCCCATTGCGATCGTGCTCAATTGGCTCATGGAGCGCATTCCGGGTGTCAAAAAGATCAATATCAGTACCGAAACCATCGAGCGCCGCTTCGGCGTTTTCGGAGAGCCGGTGGTGCTCGGCCTCATCCTCGGGCTGGTGCTCGGCCTCATCGCCTACTTCAATGCCGGAAAATGGGAAGTCGTGCTCGCCAAGGTCCTGGGCACTGGCGTCACGCTGGCCGCAGTCATGCTGCTCCTGCCGCGAATGGTGAAAATCCTGATGGAAGGTCTGCTGCCTGTTTCCGATGCGGCACAGGAGTTCGTTCGCAAGCGCACAGGATCGCGCCATTTGCTCGTCGGGCTCGATTCGGCCATTCTGATTGGCCATCCTGCGGCCATTTCATCGTCGCTGATTCTGGTGCCGATCGCCATCATCTTGTCGATCGTCTTGCCCGGCAATCATGTCATCCTGTTTGCCGATCTCGCGGTGATTCCCTTTATCGTCGCATTGACTGCGCCGCTCCTCAAAGGCAATGTTTTCCGCATGGTCGTGGTCGGCACCGTGACACTTGTCATCGGTTTTTATGTCGCGAACGCCCTTGCACCGCTCTTTACACATGCGGCTGTGGCATCGGGGTTCAAACTGCCGGCCGGAGCATTGCAGATCACTTCGGTGGTCGATGGTTTCCTGTGGGTACCCGGCCTCATTGTCTGGAGCGTCCAGTGGCTCGGCGCTGGCGGCATCGTTCTTCTCGTCGTGGCAATTGCCGCCCTTTTCTGGCTATACCGACGCCATTCCCCCGGCTGGGAACGGGCCGCAGGCGTTGACGACGAGCCGTTGGAACAGACTGCCACATGA
- the ptsP gene encoding phosphoenolpyruvate--protein phosphotransferase — translation MLEAQVIVKVREGLHARPAVQLAKLAREFNSALKIGRGDTWADAKSAVKLILLGVKHDHQIMLRAEGEDEREAVDRLTRFLSDAGAMAQGAADQGAPAVNGHGPANRPPDAQPMPGHGVGAPDTVAPLSASALRGVPASEGLAFGSALVYLGEELAIDRQFVQQHEIEGESTRFAAALESTLTALAEPGGGAEQCAMGSEILQAIAQIARGDDYAGAIGALIAAKWSAAAATLQCGQDLAFAFESLTDEYLRSRADDIRGLTRAIAAVLLGKQQKSLRDIGAPSIILADELSAPDLARANWRNILGIVCLSGSATSHVAIIACAHGIPAVLGLPLDKERLRSVSRLSMDGSSGEVWLDPSDEHENEMSRRIDAQREQQSGLLAYRHVEPGTRDGRKIQVAANMGSLSELESAQQAGAMGVGLFRTELLFMERQRVPTEDEQYEVYARLARAFSPWSVIIRTLDAGGDKPLPGIRLPKEENPFLGWRGIRMSLDCPEVFEPQLRALLRAAAHGNLCVMLPMVADLQEIRRTKAIIGRLAAELSSAGIPHAIPKLGIMIETPAAVLTADLLAQEVDFFSIGTNDLTQYIMAADRMNPRLAPLYKTGHPAVIQAIRLVCEAAKRAHISVGVCGEAASSPHMIPIFVNLGVDELSMSPNAILRAKKIIMEMPPPGEPGKG, via the coding sequence ATGTTGGAAGCCCAAGTCATCGTCAAGGTACGCGAGGGTCTGCACGCGCGCCCTGCGGTGCAGCTTGCAAAACTTGCCAGAGAATTCAATAGCGCGCTGAAAATCGGGCGTGGCGATACCTGGGCAGATGCCAAGAGCGCCGTGAAACTGATACTGCTGGGCGTCAAGCACGACCACCAGATCATGCTTCGGGCGGAAGGCGAAGACGAACGCGAGGCCGTCGATCGGCTGACCCGGTTCCTGTCCGATGCCGGCGCAATGGCGCAGGGCGCTGCCGATCAGGGTGCGCCGGCGGTGAACGGGCATGGCCCGGCCAATCGCCCGCCGGATGCTCAGCCCATGCCCGGACATGGGGTTGGGGCGCCCGACACCGTCGCGCCCCTGTCTGCGTCGGCGCTGAGGGGCGTTCCGGCCAGCGAGGGGCTCGCGTTCGGCAGCGCGCTGGTGTATCTCGGTGAGGAACTCGCCATCGACCGGCAGTTCGTGCAGCAGCACGAGATCGAGGGCGAATCGACGCGATTCGCTGCGGCGCTGGAAAGCACATTGACGGCGCTGGCCGAGCCCGGCGGCGGCGCGGAGCAATGCGCAATGGGCAGTGAAATCCTCCAAGCGATAGCGCAGATCGCGCGGGGCGACGACTATGCGGGCGCGATTGGCGCTCTGATCGCAGCCAAGTGGAGCGCGGCGGCGGCCACGCTCCAATGCGGGCAGGATCTGGCGTTCGCGTTCGAATCTTTGACGGACGAATATCTGCGCAGCCGTGCCGACGATATTCGCGGCCTGACCCGCGCGATCGCGGCCGTGCTTCTGGGCAAGCAGCAAAAATCGCTGAGGGATATTGGCGCGCCGAGCATCATCCTCGCCGACGAGTTGTCCGCACCGGATCTTGCGCGCGCCAATTGGCGCAACATTCTCGGCATCGTGTGCCTGTCCGGCAGCGCGACATCCCATGTCGCAATCATCGCGTGCGCGCACGGTATTCCTGCGGTGCTGGGCTTGCCGCTGGACAAGGAAAGACTGCGCTCGGTATCGCGCTTGTCAATGGACGGCAGCAGCGGCGAAGTCTGGCTCGATCCTTCCGACGAGCACGAAAACGAGATGTCGCGCCGCATCGATGCGCAGCGCGAGCAGCAGTCCGGGCTTCTTGCATATCGGCACGTCGAGCCGGGCACGCGCGACGGACGCAAAATCCAGGTCGCTGCCAATATGGGCTCGCTGTCAGAGCTGGAGTCGGCGCAGCAGGCCGGCGCAATGGGGGTGGGACTTTTCCGCACCGAGCTGCTGTTCATGGAGCGCCAGCGCGTGCCGACCGAGGACGAGCAGTACGAGGTTTATGCGCGGCTCGCGCGGGCGTTCAGTCCGTGGTCGGTCATCATCCGGACGCTGGATGCCGGGGGCGACAAGCCGCTGCCGGGCATACGCTTGCCGAAAGAAGAAAACCCGTTTCTCGGCTGGCGCGGCATCCGGATGAGCCTTGACTGTCCCGAAGTTTTCGAGCCGCAGTTGCGCGCGTTGCTGCGGGCGGCCGCCCACGGAAACCTCTGCGTGATGCTGCCGATGGTGGCCGACCTTCAAGAGATTCGACGCACCAAGGCCATCATCGGGCGCCTGGCGGCAGAGTTGAGCAGCGCCGGAATTCCTCATGCGATTCCAAAGCTGGGCATCATGATAGAGACGCCGGCGGCCGTGCTGACGGCCGATCTGCTGGCGCAGGAGGTCGATTTCTTTTCGATCGGCACGAACGACCTCACGCAATACATCATGGCCGCCGACCGGATGAACCCGCGTCTTGCGCCGCTTTACAAAACCGGGCACCCGGCAGTCATTCAAGCGATCCGGTTGGTGTGCGAAGCGGCGAAACGGGCACACATCAGCGTCGGGGTGTGCGGCGAAGCCGCCTCCAGTCCGCACATGATCCCGATTTTCGTGAATCTGGGTGTCGACGAACTGAGCATGAGCCCGAACGCGATCCTGCGCGCAAAGAAAATCATCATGGAAATGCCGCCGCCTGGTGAACCTGGTAAAGGATGA
- the srlA gene encoding PTS glucitol/sorbitol transporter subunit IIC, with protein sequence METFEFLARGAEAFIGVFNAGGKTFVGFVTGILPTLIVLLTAVYTVIGLVGEQRVHRLARFAAGNVLTRYTVLPLLAMFFLTNPMAYTFGMFVQEKHKPAFYDSAVSLCHPITGLFPHANPGELFVWLGVAAAITKLAEAGNAPFSLAKLALAYLLVGLFVNLLKGIVTEWITTIIARREGVDI encoded by the coding sequence ATGGAGACGTTCGAATTTCTCGCACGCGGCGCCGAAGCATTCATCGGCGTCTTCAATGCTGGTGGCAAGACCTTCGTTGGCTTTGTGACTGGCATCCTGCCCACGCTGATCGTCTTGCTGACGGCGGTCTACACCGTGATCGGTCTGGTTGGCGAACAGCGCGTGCATCGTTTGGCCAGGTTCGCCGCCGGCAATGTCCTCACGCGGTACACCGTGCTGCCGCTGTTGGCGATGTTCTTCCTCACGAATCCAATGGCCTACACCTTCGGCATGTTCGTGCAAGAAAAACACAAGCCCGCCTTCTATGACTCGGCGGTGTCCCTGTGCCACCCGATAACCGGCCTTTTTCCCCACGCCAACCCCGGGGAATTGTTCGTATGGCTCGGGGTGGCCGCAGCCATCACCAAACTGGCCGAAGCAGGAAATGCCCCGTTTTCGCTGGCCAAACTGGCACTGGCTTATTTGTTGGTGGGCCTGTTCGTGAACCTCCTCAAGGGCATCGTGACCGAATGGATCACCACCATCATCGCCAGGCGTGAAGGTGTGGACATCTGA
- a CDS encoding transcriptional regulator GutM — protein sequence MEFTQSALLSLLLFWTLQTTGAWIQWRQYRHTLGQATRRWSDGYLGMGRAQPRFGFGVIALLEVSPDLQVRRLQIMSGITVFARFKTLDAVQNWPLSKLGTHYAPGPKDTRLARAVRQAIAQIEAVRARR from the coding sequence ATGGAGTTCACACAAAGCGCCTTGCTGTCGTTGCTGTTGTTTTGGACCCTCCAAACCACGGGGGCCTGGATTCAGTGGCGGCAGTACCGACACACGCTGGGCCAGGCTACCCGGCGCTGGAGCGATGGCTACCTCGGCATGGGGCGCGCACAACCGCGCTTTGGCTTTGGCGTCATCGCGCTGCTGGAAGTGTCGCCCGATCTACAGGTTCGTCGCCTCCAGATCATGTCGGGCATCACGGTGTTTGCACGGTTCAAGACTCTCGATGCAGTGCAGAACTGGCCCTTGAGCAAGCTGGGGACACATTACGCGCCTGGCCCGAAAGACACCCGACTCGCACGCGCCGTGCGTCAGGCGATCGCTCAGATCGAGGCGGTGCGCGCGCGACGATGA